Part of the Bacillus andreraoultii genome is shown below.
ATGTCGCACGTCTCATTGCAATATTGATAAGTAGGTGGAAACATGATGAACATAAAAACAAAATACCACGGCGAAATGGTAATTAATGAGAAGGAAATCCTTACTTTTGAGAATGGAATTCCGGGTTTTCTTGATGAAAAGCAATTTATTCTTTTACCGCTCACAGATGATCGTGTTTATTTTGTTTTGCAATCGGTGCAAACAGAAGAACTGACATTTGTTGTGACCGATCCATTCCTCTTCTTTCCAGACTATGATTTTAATTTGGAAGATACGGTCGTTAGTCAATTACACATCGAAGCACCAACCGATGTTAAAGTGATGAATATTTTGACTTTACAAGACCCGTTTGAAAAAACAACAGTCAATCTACAAGCACCAATCGTCATTAATACAAAAAATAATGAAGCCAAACAGGTGATTTTAAATAATGAAGCGTACAAAACAAAACATCCATTGTTTAAAAAATCGCCTGCATCGGTAAAGGGGTGAGCCGATGTTAATTTTAGCGAGAAAAAAGGGTGAAGCCATCCAAATCGGCGACGGCATCGAAATCAAAATTGTCTCGATTCAAGGTGATCAAGTAAAGATCGGCATCGAAGCACCGAAAGAAGTAGAAGTCTATCGAAAAGAAATCTTCGAGCAAATTCAAGCAGAAAATAAACTCGCAGCGGCAATTCCAGCAAACCTAATTAATTTGGTAAAAAATACCGGAACAAAATCATAACTTTTTTAAACGAAAGGCTAAACACCTTTCGTTTTTTGTCGATATAAGGAATGTAAGGGCGAACGAGGGCTGCAGACCTTTGAACCCCTGAAAAAACTTTGGGCCCACAAGGAAGTGAGCCAACAAAATTCAAGGAGGAATATTTTATTATGAGAATTAATCACAATATCGCAGCACTAAACACATATCGTCAGTTGGGTAGTGCTAATGCTGCACAACAAAAATCAATGGAAAAATTATCTTCAGGTTTACGTATTAATAATGCAGCAGATGATGCAGCAGGTCTAGCAATATCTGAAAAAATGCGCGCACAAGTACGTGGATTAGATCAAGCAGCAAAAAATGCTCAAGACGGTAAACTAGAAATGCCGCTCTAAGTAGTAATACTTAGATGAACACTTCGTGAATTCGGTGGAACCCCAAACCAGCAGTAATGGTGTGGATGGTGGGCAATACCGAGCCAAGCCTAATGAATCGGTAGAATAGTAGTTAGGAAGGTGTGACGGTCAGGTGGTGAGGAACCGTACCAATAACCCACCCACGAGCGCGGGGCATCCTATTGGGATGAAGATATGACCTGAACTTTATGGAAACATAAAGAAGCAGAGAATAAAAAATCTTTGCGATAACAAATTGATTTCTCTAATCCAAACTGCTGAAGGAGCATTAAATGAAACACACTCAATCCTTCAACGTATGCGTGAATTAGCGGTACAATCTTCTAACGATACTAATACAGATGTAGACCGTGAAGCAATTCAAGATGAAATTAATCAGCTAAATCAAGAAATTGATCGTATTGGTAATACAACAGAATTTAATACTAAAAAACTTATTGATGGTTCTATCGGTGAGAAAAAATTAGCTGGTACTGATAATGCAGCAGTAATTAGTTCTGAACTTGGTAAAGAAACAGCTGCGGTAGCAGATAGTACTACTACAATTGCTACTGGAGATATAACTGCAACTGGTGCTACAACTCTTAATTTAAAAGTTGATGGTGCAAACATAGCAGTTAATTTAGACGGTGATGCATATAAAGCATTTGATGATACTACAAATGTAAATACTAAAGACTATGCTGCTAAATTACAAGAAGATATTAACAAAGCTATTGCGGATTATAACAAAGCAAATGAAACAAACATTTCAGACGTTACAGTAACTTCTAGTCTAGATAAAGATGGAAAAATTAGTATTAAATCAGGGTCTGTTGGTGAGACATCAACTGTAGATATTATTGATGACGCAGGTTCTAAAGCTTTAGGATTAACAGAGGCTGGTGATGGATCCGAAACGGTAAGCTCAACAGGTTCTGAGGGAGTCCTTAGTGCTGGTGGAGCAGGAAATGTTAATGCTATTGGTAGTTTAACTGGCGAAGATGCCAAAATGACATTTACAGTTGATGGTAAAGATATTGCTATAGACTTCACATATAATGGTTCAGACAATAAAGGTCATAAGACTGATGCTACTAAGACAGCTGTCGGTGCATTAGCTGCAGGTACTGACTCAATATCAACTGTAGCAGACGCATTAGAAACAGACCTTAATGCTGCAATTAAAAACTATAATGAGAGTGTTCCAGAATCTGAACAAGTTAAAGAAGTATCAGTTTCTGTAAAAGATGGAGCTTTAGTAGTAGAAAGTGGTTCCGAGGAAGCAACAAGTAGTATTAAATTTGATAATAGCGAAGTTTCTCAATTGTTAGGACTTGCTAATCAAAATAGTGCAACTCAAGGTGGAGGTCTTAAATTCCAAATTGGTGCCAATGAAACGCAAACAATGAAAGTAACAATTGAAGATATGCGTTCAGAAGCTTTAGGTATCAAAGATATTGACCTATCTTCACAAGCTGGAGCTGAATCAGCAATTACAAAGATTAATGATGCTATTGAAAAAGTGTCTACTCAACGTTCTAGTCTTGGTGCATTCCAAAACCGTTTAGACCACACAATTAATAACTTAGGAACATCTTCTGAAAACCTAACAGCAGCGGAATCTCGTATCCGTGACGTTGATTATGCTTTAGCTGCCTAGTGCAGTAACAAGCACAGTCGTCCTAGCTGGTAACGGCTAGTGATTATCATCGGGTGAATTGCTGGAAAACCCTTAGAGCTTTTCTTACCACAACGTAGTTGGAAACGACAAGCGTGAAGGTTTGAAAATAGAAAGATTGGGCAATCAGCAGCCAAGCTCCTGACCCGAAAGGATGGAGAAGGTTCAACGACTAGGGTAGACCATCTAAAGCAAATGCTATGATGATGAAACCCGTAGGTGAAACAATGTCCATCAGCATTGTGAATCCGAAGCTCCCGACCCCTACTAAATTACTAGAGGGTGAAGATATAGTCTAGTCATTTATGAAAGTAAATGTTCGCACGATGGCGAAAGAAATGATGGAACAAACTAAGAATTCAATCTTAGCACAAGCATCACAAGCAATGTTAGCTCAATCTCAACAATTACCTCAGAGTGTTTTACAGCTTTTACGGTAATGATTGAAAGGGCGTCTTATCTGGTAACGGGTAAGAGCATCACTGGGTGAATTGCTGGAACTTCCTAAAGCTTCATCAACCACAACGTAATTGGAAACGATAAGCGTGACGGTTCGAAAATGATGAAGATGGTACAATGGATAATCAGCAGCCGAGTTCCTGTGCGGAAACGCTGGAAAAGGTTCAACGACTAGAGAACACGGTCTAAGGAAAATGCTACGACTATGAATCTCGTAGGGCAGCCAAAGCTGTTCGAAGTACCCAGCCCCACCAAATAAAGTGGGTGAAGATATAGTCTATTCTATGATTGAAAGACATAGCGGCAAAGCAAGCCAACCAATTACCACAAGGAGTTTTACAACTTCTTCGTTAATTTAAGATATGATAGAGGCTTTAGTTTTACTAGAGTCTCTTTTCGTATATGAGTTGAGGTTCGTGTCTATCAATTCAATAACTATTCTTATATGTTAGATAGCTAGAGAAAGTGTTAATCAGATCATTAATAAAAAATATAGAATTATTAGACAGTTTTTGTAAAAGTATATATTTCACTATGGTGTATAATGGATTTGTAGAAGAATAGATCACTGCCTTCATCAATTAAAATATACCTTAAAAAAGTCAAAACTGATAGTTACAGAATATGATCACTAACTCATCTATATCAAAGTAGAGAGAGTTAATATAATTTCAAGGAGGGATGGACCTTGACACTTACAAAGGAAGTAAAGTCTCAAAGAAACTATGAGAAAGTATTAGCACAGAGAATTGAACAATCAATAGAGGAATACATAAAAGAAAATAAAAAAAATGAAAGCAAAGTGGAAGTTGGAAATCTTTTTTGTGAATGGGTACTCTATAATATTTTTGAGTTAAGAGAAGATGAAGTATTAAATGCTGTTGAGGTCTCTGGTAGATTTGACAATGGAATAGATGCTATTTTTGATTACAATGGAGAAATATGTGTTATACAAACAAAGTACAACAACTCTCATAACATTGATGCTATTCAAAGGTTTATTTCAGACTGTAAAAGGCTAGCTAATGAAGCTCCTGATTCTGATAGAGCAACTGTGCAAGAATTGATGGCTAAGGTAAGAGAAGCTTATCAAAAACATGAAACTATTAATTGTTACTATGTAACAAACAATAGTATCATTGATTGGCATAAAACAAATATTAAATCTGAATTAAGTACACTAGGAGATGATTTTAATTCACTTAAATTTGAATTTATCGATTTTGATGGTATTTTAGAAAAATTCCAAATCAAAGATGGCCAATTGCCAAGAGAAATCCGTGATGCAACAATTCCAATTACTATACAAGAAAACTTTGAAAAGTTTGATACAACTGTTGCTATGGTCAGGTTA
Proteins encoded:
- the fliW gene encoding flagellar assembly protein FliW; the protein is MNIKTKYHGEMVINEKEILTFENGIPGFLDEKQFILLPLTDDRVYFVLQSVQTEELTFVVTDPFLFFPDYDFNLEDTVVSQLHIEAPTDVKVMNILTLQDPFEKTTVNLQAPIVINTKNNEAKQVILNNEAYKTKHPLFKKSPASVKG
- the csrA gene encoding carbon storage regulator CsrA — its product is MLILARKKGEAIQIGDGIEIKIVSIQGDQVKIGIEAPKEVEVYRKEIFEQIQAENKLAAAIPANLINLVKNTGTKS
- a CDS encoding flagellin, whose product is MKVNVRTMAKEMMEQTKNSILAQASQAMLAQSQQLPQSVLQLLR